The Platichthys flesus chromosome 10, fPlaFle2.1, whole genome shotgun sequence genome includes a window with the following:
- the LOC133961785 gene encoding zinc finger and SCAN domain-containing protein 2-like, with product MSSVQLLRVLVPLVHERINAAAEDFLLQVEEGGGKARVPELRAMLTERLAAAGEQILAGLEETLLESEERVERTERSQREVCRQRRLLDAAMQPVVRLHRAVCHADVQLLMVIKEEVPPEQQQWSPPVDQEDPEPPHIKEEQEEPWTTQDGQQLIGLEEADIKFTLTPVAVKSEEDEEKLKSSKLHPSGRKGNRADCGGPEPARNSGPDGRLQPGLEDKAEDSFETEVSEDDWMETREPQTGLNTRNNTKPLSDMGCKTEKKTFSCSECGKRFNHRGSLNAHMRVHTGEKPFSCSECGKRFHQRGDLNRHERIHTGEKPFSCSECSRRFNLRGNLNTHMRSHTGEKPFGCSDCGKRFSERGHLNTHMRIHTGEKPYSCSECSRRFNRRGSLNRHKRSHTGEKPFSCSECGKRFRQMGHLNAHIRTHTGEKPFSCSECGKIFSHSCHLNTHKRSHTGEKPFS from the exons ATGTCCTccgtgcagctgctgcgggtGTTGGTACCATTGGTACACGAGCGGATCAACGCTGCCGCTGaagacttcctgctgcaggtggaggaaggaggaggaaaggctcGAGTCCCGGAGCTGAGAGCGATGCTCACCGAGCGGCTCGCGGCTGCGGGGGAGCAGATCCTCGCGGGGCTGGAGGAAACCTTGTTAGAGTCCGAGGAGCGAGTGGAGCGGACAGAGCGGTCCCAGCGGGAGGTCtgccgccagaggaggctgctcgatgcCGCGATGCAGCCCGTAgtccggctgcacagagcag tgtgtcatGCAGACGTCCAGCTACTGATGGTGAttaaagaagaggttccccctgagcagcagcagtggagcccccctgtggaccaggaggacccagagcccccccacattaaagaagagcaggaggaaccgtggaccactcaggatggacagcagcttATAGGACTAgaggaggctgatatcaagttcacattgactcctgtcgctgtgaagagtgaagaagatgaggagaaacTTAAATCATCAAAGCTTCATCCGAGTGGGAGGAAAGGGAACAGGgcggactgtggaggaccagaaccagccaggaactcaggtcctgatggacgttTACAACCAGGTCTTGAGGACAAGGCTGAAGACTCTTTTGAGACTGAAGTCAGTgaggatgattggatggagaccagggaacctcagactggtttaaatacaagaaataacacaaagccTTTAAGTGATATGGGatgtaagacagaaaaaaaaacatttagttgctctgagtgtggtaaaagatttaaccatAGGGGCAGTCTAAATGCACATATGAGggttcatacaggagagaaaccgtttagttgctctgagtgtggtaaacgaTTTCACCAGAGAGGTGATCTAAATAGACATgagaggattcatacaggagagaaaccgtttagttgctctgagtgcaGTAGGAGATTTAACCTAAGGggcaatctaaatacacatatgaggagtcatacaggagagaaaccgtttggTTGCTCTGattgtggtaaaagatttagtgAAAGGGGCCATCTAAATAcgcatatgaggattcatacaggagagaaaccgtatAGTTGCTCTGAGTGCAGTAGAAGATTTAATAGAAGGGGCAGTCTAAATAGACATaagaggagtcatacaggagagaaaccgtttagttgctctgagtgtggtaaaagatttcgCCAAATGGGCCATTTAAATGCACATATAAGgactcatacaggagagaaaccatttagttgctctgaatGTGGTAAAATATTTAGCCATAGTTgccatctaaatacacataagaggagtcatacaggagagaaaccgtttagttga